A genome region from Tolypothrix sp. PCC 7712 includes the following:
- a CDS encoding XRE family transcriptional regulator: MTKGKILQSIWDNLPEDRKERIQARAEEIEVEYLTLQELRKAAGLTQAEISKNLEMPQSNVSRLERESDMLLSTLQNYIAAMGGSLIITVELPNKPPVRLNMLSDLVDS; encoded by the coding sequence ATGACTAAAGGGAAAATCTTACAAAGTATATGGGATAATTTGCCAGAAGACCGTAAGGAGCGCATACAGGCGCGGGCGGAAGAAATAGAAGTAGAATATCTCACCTTGCAGGAGCTACGAAAAGCAGCAGGACTAACACAAGCGGAAATTTCTAAAAACTTAGAAATGCCACAGTCGAACGTGTCACGTCTGGAAAGAGAATCGGATATGTTACTTTCCACTCTCCAAAACTATATTGCCGCGATGGGCGGCAGTCTCATTATTACCGTTGAGCTTCCAAATAAGCCACCTGTTCGCCTCAATATGCTAAGTGACCTTGTAGACAGCTAA